The following coding sequences lie in one Microvirga sp. 17 mud 1-3 genomic window:
- a CDS encoding TolC family outer membrane protein, with protein MASVFVLAAASGASAETLDSALARAYGNNPSLNAQRASVRATDENVARAKSGYRPQVNASADIGRSYSNVNRPARTGTPGGENFLTPRGYGIEIEQSIFNGFRTVNSVRQAESSVLGARETLSNNEQNTLLDAATAYMNVLRDTAILDLQRNNVEVLDEQLRQTRDRFNVGEVTRTDVAQAESRLAASRSQVSLAESNLRTSIAQYRQVVGVEPRSLAPGRPLDRLLPKSVETALKVALNEHPAIKASEHGVDVAELQVKIDQGALAPQVGVRGTVAQRYDNQISDDRALSASVVAQLTVPIYDGGVAYATTRQSKETVGQRRLEADSIRDQVRAAVVSTWGQLEAARAQIVAAQAQIDASETALNGVREEARVGQRTTLDVLNAQQELLTARVNLITAQRDRVVASYAVAQAMGRLTSRSLGLAVNHYSPKIHYDQVKDLWGGLTTPDGR; from the coding sequence ATGGCCTCTGTCTTCGTGCTGGCAGCCGCCTCGGGCGCTTCGGCCGAGACGTTGGATAGTGCCCTCGCTCGCGCCTATGGCAACAATCCTTCCCTGAACGCCCAGCGCGCCAGCGTCCGGGCGACGGACGAGAATGTGGCTCGCGCCAAGTCGGGCTACCGCCCCCAGGTCAACGCCTCCGCGGATATCGGCCGTTCCTACTCGAATGTGAACCGCCCCGCGCGGACGGGTACACCCGGGGGGGAGAATTTTCTGACGCCTCGCGGCTACGGGATCGAGATCGAGCAGTCGATCTTCAACGGGTTTCGGACCGTGAACTCGGTCCGTCAGGCCGAATCGTCGGTTCTCGGCGCCCGTGAGACCCTCAGCAACAACGAGCAGAACACCCTGCTCGACGCTGCGACCGCCTATATGAACGTCCTGCGCGACACGGCGATCCTCGATCTCCAGCGCAACAACGTTGAAGTGCTGGACGAGCAGCTGCGCCAGACCCGCGACCGCTTCAACGTGGGCGAGGTGACCCGGACCGACGTGGCCCAGGCGGAATCCCGCCTCGCAGCCTCCCGGTCCCAGGTCAGCCTCGCGGAATCGAACCTGCGCACCAGTATCGCCCAGTATCGACAGGTGGTCGGCGTCGAGCCGCGCTCCCTGGCGCCCGGCCGTCCCCTGGACCGTCTCCTGCCCAAGTCGGTCGAGACGGCGCTGAAGGTTGCCCTCAACGAGCATCCGGCCATCAAGGCCTCCGAGCACGGGGTGGATGTGGCCGAGCTGCAGGTGAAGATCGATCAGGGCGCTCTCGCGCCTCAGGTCGGCGTGCGCGGTACGGTGGCCCAGCGCTATGACAATCAAATTAGCGACGACAGGGCCCTGTCGGCCTCCGTGGTGGCTCAGCTGACGGTGCCGATCTACGACGGCGGCGTCGCCTATGCGACCACCCGGCAGTCCAAGGAAACCGTGGGCCAGCGCCGCCTCGAGGCCGATTCGATCCGAGATCAGGTTCGGGCCGCAGTGGTTTCGACCTGGGGGCAGCTCGAAGCTGCCCGCGCACAGATCGTGGCGGCCCAGGCACAGATCGACGCTTCCGAGACGGCGCTCAACGGCGTTCGCGAGGAGGCCCGCGTCGGCCAGCGCACCACCCTCGACGTGCTCAACGCACAGCAGGAGCTCCTGACCGCCCGCGTGAACCTCATCACGGCGCAGCGTGACCGCGTGGTCGCCTCCTATGCGGTCGCCCAGGCCATGGGCCGTCTCACCTCGCGCAGCCTCGGCCTTGCGGTGAACCACTACAGCCCGAAGATCCATTACGATCAGGTCAAGGACCTGTGGGGTGGCCTGACGACCCCTGACGGCCGCTGA
- a CDS encoding D-alanyl-D-alanine carboxypeptidase: MNSVRVWVRNRKWVALVGVVASVAVALSSPAEAARRKSKGGGYSPPYASIVVDAKTGKILDGENVDAPRIPASITKVMTLYLLFEQLERGKLRLDTPLEVSAYAAAQAPTKLGVRAGSTIEVEDAIKAMVTLSANDVSVVVAENLGGSEEAFARQMTRKARELGMNSSTFYNPHGLPHSPPNITTARDLSVLGRAIQDRFPKYFSYFQTTSFQYGSRTIRGHNRLLGRVDGVDGIKTGYTRLSGFNLLTSVNTPSRSIVAVVLGGRSAALRDRQMAALIEEQLPRAYAGARTTPPVTETAAAAQPVPQPVVVADASPTPSVRIEASAAPEVAAAPPPPARKPLDLNSLRPVVASAAGASSTTTPSSGPKVRWQKGPQPLPQNTQAYAALDTDDGPSDKEKAALLAKIERAAPAAAAPSAPPQKTAARPATTEWVIQLGATDDEDKARAMLEAARAKSGRLLAKASPFTEKVVQKGSTLYRARFSGFDESGDAEKACKALKKNGFACFAARSS, translated from the coding sequence ATGAACTCGGTTCGCGTTTGGGTTCGAAATCGGAAATGGGTAGCGCTGGTCGGAGTGGTCGCCTCCGTCGCCGTTGCGTTAAGCTCCCCGGCCGAAGCGGCCCGCCGCAAGTCCAAGGGCGGCGGCTACAGCCCCCCCTATGCGTCGATCGTTGTTGATGCCAAGACCGGCAAGATCCTCGACGGCGAGAACGTCGATGCTCCGCGGATTCCGGCTTCCATCACCAAGGTGATGACGCTCTATCTTCTCTTCGAGCAGCTGGAGCGCGGTAAGCTTCGCCTGGACACGCCCTTGGAAGTCTCGGCCTATGCGGCCGCCCAGGCCCCGACGAAGCTCGGCGTGCGCGCCGGCTCGACCATCGAGGTCGAGGACGCCATCAAGGCGATGGTCACCCTCTCGGCCAATGACGTCTCGGTGGTGGTCGCGGAGAACCTCGGCGGCTCCGAGGAGGCCTTTGCACGGCAGATGACCCGCAAGGCCCGGGAGCTCGGCATGAACTCCTCGACCTTCTATAATCCCCACGGCCTTCCTCATTCGCCGCCGAACATCACGACGGCCCGCGACCTTTCGGTGCTTGGTCGCGCGATTCAGGACCGCTTTCCCAAGTATTTCTCCTATTTCCAGACCACGTCGTTCCAGTACGGCTCGCGTACGATCCGTGGCCATAACCGCCTCCTCGGCCGTGTTGACGGCGTGGATGGGATCAAGACCGGCTATACGCGCCTCTCGGGCTTCAACCTGCTGACCTCCGTGAACACGCCGTCGCGCAGCATTGTCGCGGTGGTGCTCGGCGGACGCTCGGCCGCCCTGCGTGACAGGCAAATGGCTGCCCTGATCGAGGAGCAGCTGCCGCGGGCCTATGCAGGCGCTCGCACCACGCCTCCGGTGACCGAGACTGCGGCAGCCGCGCAGCCTGTGCCTCAGCCGGTGGTGGTTGCCGACGCCTCGCCGACCCCGAGCGTGAGGATCGAAGCCAGTGCCGCTCCCGAGGTGGCCGCAGCACCGCCCCCGCCTGCCCGCAAGCCTCTGGACTTGAACAGCCTGCGTCCTGTCGTCGCCTCCGCGGCCGGGGCCAGCAGCACCACGACCCCCTCCTCCGGACCCAAGGTCCGCTGGCAGAAGGGTCCTCAGCCCCTTCCTCAGAACACCCAGGCCTATGCGGCCCTCGACACGGATGACGGCCCGTCCGACAAGGAAAAGGCTGCCCTCCTGGCCAAGATCGAGAGGGCAGCTCCGGCCGCCGCCGCTCCCTCGGCGCCTCCCCAGAAGACCGCCGCACGGCCGGCCACCACGGAATGGGTCATCCAGCTCGGCGCGACTGACGACGAGGACAAGGCCCGTGCGATGCTGGAGGCCGCCCGCGCCAAGTCCGGCCGGCTTCTCGCCAAGGCCTCGCCCTTCACCGAGAAGGTCGTCCAGAAGGGTAGCACCCTCTACCGGGCCCGTTTCTCCGGCTTCGACGAATCCGGTGACGCCGAGAAGGCCTGCAAGGCTCTCAAGAAGAACGGGTTTGCCTGTTTCGCAGCCCGCAGCTCCTGA
- a CDS encoding acetyl/propionyl/methylcrotonyl-CoA carboxylase subunit alpha, with translation MLESVLIANRGEIACRIIRTAQRLGMRTIAVHSEADAGALFVQMADEAHLIGPAPARDSYLRIDRIINVAKRTGAASIHPGYGFLSERAEFAEACAGAGIVFVGPPASAINAMGLKDAAKALVQQAGVPVVPGYHGAQQEPDFLRLKADEIGYPVLIKAVAGGGGKGMKRVERAADFEAALESAQREAASAFGDPRVLVEKYVLSPRHIEIQVFADRHGNVVHLFERDCSLQRRHQKVIEEAPAPGMTPEMRAVMGKAAVEAARAVGYVGAGTVEFIADGREGLRSDRFYFMEMNTRLQVEHPVTEAITGLDLVELQFRVASGEVLPFGQGDLGIDGHAVEARLYAEDPEKEFLPSTGKLWALDFPEHEGLRVDTGVQAGDEVTPFYDPMIAKVIAHAPTRGEALEKLAEALGQTLVAGPKTNVAFLKKLCEAPQFGAGQFDTGFIDRNLDALGAVPHGVDAEAVRLGVLKLIDMELDARGYHALMRNGSASSPWDEQDGFQLGGAREQGLPVDVDGERIDVAVQWPVPGDAHTDEELVVSWGGKASGMVSDYLSSDMRGLVPTEEGVIVVRAGRQTRVSPYDPFNVDLEHLNGSNAVKAPMHGKLVALFVKPGERVGKGQRLAIVEAMKMEHALVAPADGEVEEIAAEPGMQVAEGARLIVLKMEE, from the coding sequence ATGCTCGAGAGCGTCCTAATCGCCAATCGCGGCGAAATCGCCTGCCGCATCATCCGCACAGCGCAGCGGCTCGGCATGCGGACTATCGCGGTCCATTCGGAGGCGGATGCCGGAGCGCTGTTCGTGCAGATGGCCGACGAGGCGCATCTCATCGGTCCGGCTCCGGCCCGGGACAGTTATCTGCGCATCGACAGGATCATCAATGTCGCCAAGCGAACGGGCGCGGCGTCCATCCATCCGGGCTACGGCTTCCTATCCGAGCGGGCCGAGTTCGCCGAGGCCTGCGCCGGGGCCGGCATTGTGTTTGTCGGCCCGCCCGCATCCGCCATCAACGCCATGGGCCTGAAGGACGCCGCCAAGGCGCTGGTGCAGCAGGCGGGCGTTCCGGTCGTGCCGGGTTACCATGGGGCGCAGCAGGAGCCCGATTTCCTGCGCCTGAAGGCGGACGAGATCGGTTATCCGGTACTCATCAAGGCGGTCGCGGGCGGCGGCGGCAAGGGCATGAAGCGGGTTGAGCGCGCAGCCGATTTCGAGGCGGCCCTGGAAAGCGCGCAGCGGGAGGCTGCGAGCGCTTTTGGTGATCCCCGCGTCCTCGTCGAGAAATATGTGCTCTCGCCGCGCCATATCGAGATCCAGGTTTTTGCCGACCGGCACGGCAACGTGGTGCATCTCTTCGAGCGTGACTGCTCCCTGCAACGTCGCCACCAGAAGGTGATCGAGGAAGCTCCTGCTCCAGGCATGACGCCCGAGATGCGCGCCGTCATGGGCAAGGCCGCCGTCGAGGCGGCGCGCGCGGTCGGCTATGTGGGTGCCGGCACGGTGGAGTTCATTGCCGACGGGCGCGAAGGGCTTCGATCCGACCGCTTCTATTTCATGGAAATGAATACGCGCCTGCAGGTGGAGCATCCGGTCACGGAGGCGATCACCGGCCTCGACCTCGTGGAGCTGCAGTTCCGCGTCGCGTCCGGCGAGGTGTTGCCCTTCGGGCAGGGTGATCTCGGGATCGACGGTCATGCGGTCGAGGCACGCCTTTATGCTGAAGACCCCGAAAAGGAATTCCTGCCCTCGACCGGCAAGCTCTGGGCGCTCGATTTTCCTGAACATGAGGGGCTTCGCGTAGATACGGGCGTGCAGGCCGGGGACGAGGTCACGCCGTTCTACGATCCGATGATCGCGAAAGTCATCGCCCACGCGCCGACGCGCGGGGAGGCGCTGGAAAAACTGGCTGAAGCGCTTGGGCAAACCCTCGTCGCCGGCCCGAAGACCAATGTGGCGTTCCTGAAAAAGCTCTGCGAGGCGCCGCAGTTCGGGGCAGGGCAGTTCGACACGGGTTTCATCGACCGGAATCTCGATGCGCTCGGCGCTGTCCCGCACGGGGTGGATGCGGAGGCGGTCCGCCTCGGCGTGCTGAAGCTCATCGACATGGAGCTCGATGCAAGAGGCTATCATGCACTCATGAGGAATGGTTCGGCATCCTCGCCCTGGGACGAGCAAGACGGCTTTCAACTCGGCGGAGCGCGCGAACAGGGTTTGCCCGTGGATGTGGACGGTGAGCGGATCGACGTGGCCGTGCAATGGCCCGTACCCGGCGATGCTCATACGGACGAGGAGCTGGTCGTCTCGTGGGGCGGCAAGGCCTCGGGCATGGTCTCCGACTACCTGTCGTCCGACATGCGCGGCCTCGTGCCGACCGAGGAGGGCGTGATCGTGGTCCGCGCCGGCCGACAGACCCGCGTCTCTCCCTACGATCCCTTCAACGTGGATCTCGAGCACCTCAATGGCAGCAATGCCGTCAAGGCACCTATGCACGGTAAGCTCGTCGCGTTGTTCGTGAAGCCGGGCGAGCGTGTGGGGAAGGGCCAGCGGCTCGCCATCGTCGAAGCCATGAAGATGGAGCATGCACTTGTGGCGCCTGCCGACGGCGAGGTGGAAGAGATCGCCGCCGAGCCAGGGATGCAGGTGGCTGAGGGCGCACGGCTCATCGTTCTCAAGATGGAAGAGTAG
- a CDS encoding valine--tRNA ligase — protein MMDKTFDPAAVEARISARWDEAEAFKAGRADRRDAAPYTIVIPPPNVTGSLHMGHALNNTIQDILCRFERMRGRDVLWQPGMDHAGIATQMVVERQLMERQIHRRDLGREEFIKRVWEWKEESGGRIKDQLKRLGASCDWSRERFTMDEGLSRAVLKVFVDLYRQGLIYKDKRLVNWDPKFQTAISDLEVQQVEVKGNLWHIRYAIDGMPDRSITVATTRPETMLGDVAVAVHPEDERYKDLIGKFAVLPLVGRRIPIVADEYSDPEKGTGAVKITPAHDFNDFEVGKRHQLPLINIFGTEAQLTLKGNESFLADLPASADLDAVLALEGFDRTEARKRVVALLEERGVLVEVEPHTHMVPHGDRSGVVTEPYLTDQWYVNVKPLADRALAAVRKGDTKFVPENWEKTYFQWLENIEPWCISRQLWWGHQIPAWYDEDGNVFVAHSEEDAKAEARARHGKDVPLRRDEDVLDTWFSSALWPFSTLGWPDETPELKRYYPTNTLVTGFDIIFFWVARMMMMGLHFMEEVPFDTVYIHALVRDEKGAKMSKSKGNVIDPLEAIDQYGADALRMTLSAMAAQGRDIKLSLQRVEGYRNFATKIWNAARFAEMNECRRVAGFDPKAVTETLNKWALSECAKGIAEVAAGIEAYKFNEAALAAYRFVWNVFCDWTLELAKPVLQGPDSPAKGETRATIAFILDEICKLLHPFMPFLTEELWDVKGQEGPKRETILALAPWSRLDDLVDPAAEAEIGWVVDLVTEIRSARSETNVPAGAQIPLVLVASSADVRARAGRWGDIVKRLARLSDIAFADAAPKSSIQLLIRGEVAALPLEGVIDLAAERARLAKEIQKLDAEMGKIDAKLGNADFLKRAPEEVIEEQRERREDAATRKAKMEEALNRLKEA, from the coding sequence ATGATGGACAAGACGTTCGATCCCGCCGCCGTCGAGGCGCGCATCTCCGCCCGCTGGGACGAGGCCGAGGCCTTCAAGGCCGGCCGCGCGGATCGCCGGGATGCTGCCCCCTACACGATTGTCATCCCGCCGCCGAACGTGACGGGCTCGCTCCATATGGGGCACGCCCTCAACAACACGATCCAGGACATCCTGTGCCGGTTCGAGCGCATGCGCGGGCGTGACGTGCTCTGGCAGCCGGGCATGGACCACGCGGGCATCGCGACCCAGATGGTGGTGGAGCGCCAGCTCATGGAGCGCCAGATCCATCGCCGCGACCTGGGCCGTGAGGAATTCATCAAGCGCGTCTGGGAGTGGAAAGAGGAATCCGGCGGCCGCATCAAGGACCAGCTCAAGCGCCTCGGCGCCTCCTGCGACTGGTCGCGGGAGCGCTTCACCATGGACGAGGGCCTGTCCCGCGCCGTGCTGAAGGTCTTCGTGGATCTCTACCGGCAGGGTCTGATCTACAAGGACAAGCGCCTCGTGAACTGGGACCCGAAGTTCCAGACGGCGATCTCGGATCTTGAGGTCCAGCAGGTCGAGGTGAAGGGCAACCTCTGGCATATCCGCTACGCAATCGACGGGATGCCGGACCGTTCCATCACGGTCGCCACCACCCGTCCCGAGACCATGCTCGGCGACGTGGCCGTCGCGGTCCATCCAGAGGACGAGCGTTACAAGGATCTGATCGGCAAGTTCGCCGTGCTGCCCCTGGTCGGGCGCCGCATCCCGATCGTCGCCGATGAATATTCCGATCCCGAGAAGGGGACCGGCGCGGTCAAGATCACGCCGGCGCATGACTTCAACGATTTCGAGGTAGGCAAGCGCCATCAGCTGCCGCTGATTAACATCTTCGGCACCGAGGCACAGCTGACGCTCAAGGGCAACGAGTCCTTCCTCGCCGATCTACCGGCCTCGGCGGATCTCGATGCGGTCCTCGCTCTTGAGGGCTTCGACCGCACGGAGGCACGCAAGCGCGTCGTGGCCCTGCTGGAGGAGCGCGGCGTCCTGGTCGAGGTGGAGCCGCACACTCACATGGTCCCGCACGGCGACCGCTCGGGCGTCGTGACCGAGCCCTATCTCACGGACCAGTGGTACGTGAACGTGAAGCCCCTCGCGGACCGCGCGCTCGCGGCCGTGCGCAAGGGCGACACGAAGTTCGTCCCCGAGAACTGGGAAAAGACCTATTTCCAGTGGCTGGAGAACATCGAGCCCTGGTGCATTTCCCGCCAGCTCTGGTGGGGCCACCAGATTCCGGCCTGGTACGACGAGGACGGCAACGTCTTCGTGGCGCACAGCGAAGAGGACGCGAAGGCCGAGGCCCGCGCCCGGCACGGAAAGGACGTGCCTCTGCGGCGCGACGAGGACGTGCTGGACACCTGGTTCTCCTCCGCCCTGTGGCCGTTCTCCACGCTCGGCTGGCCGGACGAGACGCCGGAACTCAAGCGCTACTATCCCACCAACACTCTGGTGACGGGCTTCGACATCATCTTCTTCTGGGTCGCCCGCATGATGATGATGGGCCTCCACTTCATGGAGGAGGTGCCCTTCGACACGGTCTACATCCACGCCCTCGTCCGTGACGAGAAGGGCGCCAAGATGTCGAAGTCGAAAGGCAACGTCATCGATCCGCTCGAGGCCATCGACCAGTACGGCGCCGATGCTCTGCGCATGACCCTCTCGGCCATGGCGGCCCAGGGCCGCGACATCAAGCTCAGCCTGCAGCGCGTCGAGGGCTACCGCAACTTCGCGACGAAGATCTGGAATGCGGCCCGCTTCGCCGAGATGAACGAGTGCCGCCGCGTTGCCGGGTTCGACCCGAAGGCCGTGACCGAGACGCTCAACAAGTGGGCGCTGAGCGAATGCGCCAAGGGGATCGCCGAGGTGGCGGCGGGTATCGAGGCCTACAAGTTCAACGAGGCGGCGCTTGCGGCTTATCGGTTCGTCTGGAACGTGTTCTGCGACTGGACTCTGGAACTGGCGAAGCCCGTTCTGCAGGGGCCTGATTCTCCCGCCAAGGGCGAGACCCGCGCCACCATCGCGTTCATCCTGGACGAGATCTGCAAGCTCCTGCATCCCTTCATGCCGTTCCTGACCGAGGAGCTCTGGGACGTGAAGGGGCAGGAGGGGCCGAAGCGGGAGACCATCCTGGCGCTCGCGCCCTGGTCGCGCCTCGACGATCTCGTCGATCCGGCTGCCGAGGCGGAGATCGGCTGGGTGGTGGACCTCGTCACGGAGATCCGCTCCGCCCGCTCCGAAACCAACGTGCCGGCGGGCGCGCAGATCCCCCTCGTCCTCGTCGCGTCCTCGGCGGATGTGCGAGCCCGCGCCGGGCGCTGGGGCGACATCGTCAAGCGCCTTGCACGCCTGTCGGACATCGCATTCGCGGACGCCGCACCGAAGAGCTCGATCCAGCTCCTCATTCGCGGTGAAGTGGCGGCGCTTCCGCTCGAGGGCGTGATCGATCTCGCGGCGGAGCGTGCCCGTCTCGCCAAGGAAATCCAGAAGCTCGACGCCGAGATGGGCAAGATCGACGCCAAGCTCGGCAATGCGGATTTCCTCAAGCGCGCCCCCGAGGAGGTCATCGAGGAGCAGCGCGAGCGCCGCGAGGACGCCGCGACCCGCAAGGCCAAGATGGAAGAGGCCCTGAACCGCCTCAAGGAGGCCTGA
- a CDS encoding DUF1489 family protein, translating into MPLHLIKLCVGCDSISDLEEWIEENRAHHRRLGRDYEQTHTTRMVPKRMEELLDSGSLYWVIRGQVACRQRLLDIRPFTDSDGIGRCRLVLETKIVPVEPRPYRPFQGWRYLAVKEAPRDIDSRAGDLATMPEDMRRELAELGLL; encoded by the coding sequence ATGCCGCTTCACCTGATCAAGCTCTGCGTTGGTTGCGATTCGATCTCGGATCTCGAGGAATGGATCGAGGAGAACCGGGCGCATCACCGGCGCCTGGGCCGCGACTACGAGCAGACCCACACCACCCGCATGGTACCCAAGCGTATGGAGGAGCTGCTCGACAGCGGCTCGCTTTACTGGGTCATTCGGGGGCAGGTAGCTTGCCGGCAGAGGCTCCTCGACATCCGTCCGTTCACGGATAGTGATGGGATCGGCCGTTGCCGGCTCGTTCTGGAAACGAAGATCGTGCCGGTCGAGCCGCGGCCGTATCGGCCCTTCCAGGGCTGGCGATATCTCGCGGTCAAGGAAGCGCCCCGCGACATTGACAGCCGGGCAGGCGACCTGGCTACGATGCCGGAGGATATGCGCCGTGAACTGGCCGAACTGGGGCTTCTGTGA
- a CDS encoding DnaJ domain-containing protein yields MMLLYGIALAALVWWLAKVFVRTDAAAVAKAVKIVGGILALGAAALLAARGRFDMALLLGGFGAWALGWWNGAALPWRRAGRSNGRFSRIRSAMIEMEIDHATGALGGSVLAGSHAGRSLSDLDQSGLRKVYEECCTFDPEGVALLEAYLDRRFSGWREHAQRDGDTRTRTHAQTGAMSKDEAYQVLGLQPGASVDEIRHAYRTLMKKLHPDQGGRRTWRRG; encoded by the coding sequence ATGATGCTGCTCTATGGGATTGCTCTCGCCGCCCTCGTCTGGTGGCTTGCCAAGGTTTTCGTGCGGACCGACGCTGCAGCGGTTGCCAAGGCGGTCAAGATCGTCGGTGGCATCCTGGCCCTCGGGGCAGCTGCGCTCCTGGCGGCGCGCGGGCGCTTCGATATGGCTCTACTGCTTGGCGGGTTCGGTGCCTGGGCTCTCGGCTGGTGGAACGGCGCCGCTCTGCCCTGGCGGCGGGCCGGGAGATCGAACGGCCGGTTCTCGCGGATCCGTTCTGCCATGATCGAGATGGAAATCGACCATGCGACCGGGGCTCTCGGCGGCTCCGTCCTGGCCGGGTCCCACGCGGGGCGCAGCCTGTCAGACCTCGACCAATCGGGCCTTCGCAAGGTTTACGAGGAATGCTGCACCTTCGATCCCGAAGGCGTGGCGCTCCTAGAGGCTTATCTTGACCGCCGGTTTTCCGGCTGGCGTGAACACGCTCAGCGCGATGGCGACACGCGGACGCGCACTCATGCGCAGACGGGCGCGATGTCGAAAGATGAAGCCTATCAGGTCCTGGGGCTTCAGCCGGGCGCGAGCGTCGATGAGATCCGACATGCGTATCGGACGCTCATGAAGAAACTCCATCCCGACCAGGGGGGACGGCGCACCTGGCGGCGCGGGTAA
- a CDS encoding Nramp family divalent metal transporter, with translation MDAQRPSSLASDSGWRRERLVPPLPEVSRSIAVRPGSKWRRAAAFLGPGYLVAVGYMDPGNWATSLAGGSKYGYALLSVALISNIMAILLQALCARLAIASGRDLAQACHDAYPKPVSWVLWALAELAICATDLAEVIGTAIGLNLLFGLPLEAGVVVTALDVFLILYLQNLGFRWVEAFVIALLGVIALCFGIQIALADPEWGGVLRGFVPTTDIVTNPDMLYLALGILGATVMPHNLYLHSGIVQTRAYGDSLPEKREALRYATLDSTIALMFALTINASLLILAAAAFHKTGRTEIAEIGEAHTLLEPLLGAAIAPTLFGIALLCCGLNSTVTATMAGQIVMEGFIDFRMPPWLRRLITRGIAIVPAAAVTIAYGESGTARLLILSQVVLSLQLPFAVIPLVAFTASRRKMGALVAPRWLTAVSVLIAAVIVVLNMKLLVDFVLE, from the coding sequence ATGGACGCCCAGCGCCCCTCCTCCCTCGCTTCCGATAGCGGCTGGCGCCGTGAGCGGCTCGTGCCTCCCCTGCCGGAGGTAAGCCGTTCGATCGCAGTGCGTCCGGGCTCCAAGTGGCGCCGTGCAGCGGCTTTCCTCGGGCCGGGCTACCTCGTCGCCGTCGGCTACATGGATCCGGGCAACTGGGCCACCTCCTTGGCTGGCGGCTCGAAATACGGCTACGCCCTTCTCTCAGTCGCGCTCATCTCCAACATCATGGCAATCCTGCTCCAGGCCCTGTGCGCGCGGCTCGCCATTGCGTCAGGACGGGATCTCGCCCAGGCGTGCCACGATGCCTATCCGAAGCCGGTCTCCTGGGTTCTCTGGGCTCTGGCCGAGCTGGCGATTTGCGCCACCGACCTCGCTGAGGTCATCGGCACCGCCATCGGCCTCAACTTGCTCTTCGGGCTTCCGCTCGAGGCGGGCGTGGTCGTCACGGCGCTCGACGTATTCCTTATCCTTTATCTTCAGAATCTCGGCTTCCGCTGGGTCGAGGCCTTCGTCATCGCCCTGCTCGGCGTGATCGCCCTGTGCTTCGGCATCCAGATCGCCCTGGCGGATCCCGAATGGGGCGGTGTTCTGCGCGGGTTCGTCCCTACCACGGACATCGTCACCAACCCGGATATGCTCTATCTCGCCCTCGGCATCCTGGGTGCGACCGTGATGCCCCATAACCTCTACCTGCATTCGGGCATCGTCCAGACACGGGCCTATGGCGACAGCCTGCCGGAGAAGCGGGAGGCGCTTCGCTATGCGACGCTGGATTCCACTATCGCGCTTATGTTTGCCCTGACGATCAATGCCTCCCTACTGATCCTCGCGGCTGCGGCCTTTCATAAGACGGGGCGGACCGAGATTGCCGAGATCGGCGAGGCACATACCCTGCTCGAACCGCTCCTAGGCGCTGCCATCGCGCCCACCCTGTTCGGAATCGCCCTGCTCTGCTGCGGCCTGAACTCCACCGTTACGGCGACCATGGCCGGCCAGATCGTCATGGAGGGTTTCATCGACTTCCGGATGCCCCCCTGGCTGCGCCGCCTCATCACCCGCGGCATCGCCATCGTCCCAGCCGCTGCCGTCACCATCGCCTATGGAGAAAGCGGCACGGCCAGGCTCCTGATCCTGAGCCAGGTGGTTTTGAGCCTCCAGTTGCCCTTCGCGGTCATCCCCCTGGTGGCCTTCACGGCCTCACGGCGCAAGATGGGCGCCCTCGTGGCCCCCCGCTGGCTCACCGCCGTCTCGGTTCTGATCGCAGCCGTGATCGTCGTGCTGAACATGAAGTTGCTGGTGGATTTCGTGCTGGAGTAA
- a CDS encoding PopZ family protein, whose translation MSAVNAKVHEPSMEEILASIRRIIADDQEELRIVETARRNESTSFRTLRDAPDAQVIPLAFSDERDAPEPFAIDPESSDDEAPTAETVAPMATDRAAPRGDLRAEISSGEHETQEAAPLVAEAPIYPQDNLLSGAAGACVADAFGRLGATLSDKSPQTMEDFVAALLRPLLRDWLDENLPSLVERLVQAEIERVSRGRR comes from the coding sequence ATGAGTGCAGTCAATGCGAAGGTCCATGAGCCTTCGATGGAAGAGATCCTGGCGTCCATCCGGCGCATCATCGCCGATGATCAGGAGGAGCTGCGCATCGTCGAGACCGCTCGGCGGAATGAGTCAACCTCCTTTCGCACTTTGCGCGATGCCCCAGACGCTCAGGTGATCCCGCTCGCCTTTTCCGATGAGCGTGACGCTCCCGAGCCTTTCGCGATCGACCCTGAATCATCGGACGACGAGGCTCCGACCGCTGAGACCGTAGCGCCCATGGCGACCGACAGAGCTGCTCCGCGGGGTGATCTGAGGGCGGAAATATCCTCTGGAGAGCATGAAACTCAGGAGGCTGCTCCTCTGGTTGCGGAAGCGCCAATCTATCCGCAGGACAATCTTCTCTCCGGCGCGGCCGGTGCCTGCGTGGCCGATGCCTTCGGCCGTCTCGGCGCCACCCTGTCCGACAAAAGTCCTCAAACCATGGAGGACTTCGTCGCCGCGCTGCTGCGCCCGCTCCTGCGCGACTGGCTCGACGAGAATCTGCCGTCCCTGGTGGAGCGGCTCGTCCAGGCTGAGATCGAGCGCGTTTCACGCGGACGCCGCTGA